AGAAGAAATAATTGAATACTTCAAAGATAAAAATATGAAAGAATATCAAAAATCATCGTTAAACAGAATCAAAAGAGGGCAAAACAGGGCTACATATGATATAGAGAAAATCTACGCTATTTTAGATGCCGGCTTCATCGGTTTTGTAAACTATATTTATGAAAGAAAGCCCATTTCAATCCCTATGGGATACGGAAGAAAAGATGATAAGATATACCTGCATGGCTCACAGGCGAACAGGATGTTAACTTTCCTGTTAAAGACAAAAGAAATCAGCATGACCGTTATGCATCTGGACGGGTTGGTGTTGGCAAGATCCGGATTGCATCATTCTGTTAATTACCGTTCGGCAACACTCTTTGGTACTGTAAGAAATATAGAAAATGATGCAGAAAAAGAAACTGGTTTAAAATGTTTTATGGATCACATGATGAAAGGGCGTTGGGATGAAATTCGCCCGATGCATCAAAAGGAATTAGACAGAACCTTAGTTGTGGAAATGACTATAAAAACGGCATCTGCAAAAATCAGAGATGTAGGCGTAAATGATGAACCCGAAGATTATGATTTGGATGTTTGGGCAGGAGTTGTTCCTTTAAAGCAAGTTGCCGAATACCCAATTACAGATAAGTGTTTGAAAAAAGAAATAGAAACCCCAAAACATGTGTTAGACTATTACAATACATACAAATAATGGATGTTTTTTTTAGGAAAAAAATAAATTTTTTTGCGAACCGAAAAGCAATTAAAAACCCGTGTCTCCCTATAATTCATATTTAAGATTATTGCATAATTCAAAAATAAGGATCACTTTTATAAACGATTATAATTAGCGCCTGCAAGAAAACTTTTAACATATTGTTTTTCAATAAATTATATTTAAGAGCTTTCATGAATCTCTAAGAATAATTGAGTGTCATTTTCTCTAAAATGCTTATATTTAATCAATTAATCTATTTAGATTCGCCTTGATTATCAATGAGGTTTTAAAGATTCAGAACTATGCGCAATCGATTCGATCAACAAATTGTATTAGGAGTAAAACTTATTGAAGATACCCCTGTTTTGCAAAAAAGCAGAGATGATGTTCCTGCTTTGTTACAAGCATTATTAGAAATTTACAAAACACCAGAGTACAACGAACAGATTTTTGCGATTCTAGAAGATTCGATTGTCAAGGGTAAAAAGAGAACGGGTCGTAAAGGACTCACACTATGGCAAATTTTTGTATTGGTTCAGTTTCGTTTGGCTTTGAATTTAGATTATGATCGCCTTCACTACATGGTATATTCAGATTCGGTCTTACGTCAGCTATTGCAACCGAGATAGGTTTTGACAGGATAGAGATCGGTTATCAACGCATTATTGATAATCTACATTTACCGGATAATACTACTTTACTAAAGATCAATGATGTGGCGGTGAGTTTTGGGATCAGTCACAAAAGTTGTGTGTGAGTTCAGATGAAGATTAATTGTTAATTGAAGATTGAATGAAGTGTGTCTTTGCGAGTGAAACGAAGCAATTAGGGATCAGGGTCAAAAGTTTTGTGTGGATTGAATTAAAGTTTTGATCTTTGTAAAAAAAAACAGAGATTGGAATTATCCTTAGACCTTTTAAAATTCATCTTACCTGAGATGCTCGTAGAACATTTTGATTTGGTAAGACACACTCATCGAAATGAGGAACTTCATTTGTATTTTGAAGAGCGTAATGTTGTTCCTAAAGAAGTCATAAATCCTAATGTAATTGCTCATGGTTTCCACAAAGAGATTACTATTGAAGACTTTCCTTTGCGTGGAAACACTGTGTATCTTCACGTAAGGCGACGTAGATGGTTAGATAAAGAGACTAGGCAAATCATTCAAAGAGATTGGAATCTAGTAGCTCAGGGAACTCGCATGACAGGTGAGTTTGCTGCTTTTTTAAAAGAGATTAGTCGATACTGAGAAGAGTGATTGCAAAACCATTGCAAGAATCTATGGCGTGAATGGGAAGAAGTTCCAAAGGCAGTATCGAGATTATTTGAGTGAGTTTAAACAGTGGAAGGAAAAGTCTCATGCCAAAGAGTGGT
This window of the Flavobacteriaceae bacterium genome carries:
- a CDS encoding pyridoxamine 5'-phosphate oxidase family protein; protein product: MKEYQKSSLNRIKRGQNRATYDIEKIYAILDAGFIGFVNYIYERKPISIPMGYGRKDDKIYLHGSQANRMLTFLLKTKEISMTVMHLDGLVLARSGLHHSVNYRSATLFGTVRNIENDAEKETGLKCFMDHMMKGRWDEIRPMHQKELDRTLVVEMTIKTASAKIRDVGVNDEPEDYDLDVWAGVVPLKQVAEYPITDKCLKKEIETPKHVLDYYNTYK
- a CDS encoding transposase; this encodes MELSLDLLKFILPEMLVEHFDLVRHTHRNEELHLYFEERNVVPKEVINPNVIAHGFHKEITIEDFPLRGNTVYLHVRRRRWLDKETRQIIQRDWNLVAQGTRMTGEFAAFLKEISRY